In a single window of the Callithrix jacchus isolate 240 chromosome 1, calJac240_pri, whole genome shotgun sequence genome:
- the LOC100412773 gene encoding olfactory receptor 2S2 gives MEKANETSPVMGFILLGLSAHPELAKTFFVLILLMYLVILLGNGVLILVTILDSRLHTPMYFFLGNLSFLDICYTTSSVPLVLNSFLTPQEIISFSACAVQMALSYAMAGTECLLLSIMAFDRYVAICNPLRYPVVMSKATYVPMAASFWAAGSTASMVQTSLAMRLPFCGDNIIDHFTCEILAVLKLACADISVNVISMGVTNVIFLGVPVLFISFSYVFILATILRIPSAEGRKKAFSTCSAHLTVVVIFYGTLFFTYGKPKSKDSVGADKEDLSDKLIPLFYGVVTPMLNPIIYSLRNKDVKAAVRSLLRPKGFTQ, from the coding sequence ATGGAAAAAGCCAATGAGACCTCCCCTGTGATGGGGTTCATCCTCCTGGGCCTCTCTGCCCATCCAGAGCTGGCAAAGACATTCTTCGTGCTCATCCTGCTGATGTACCTGGTGATCCTGCTAGGCAACGGTGTCCTCATCCTGGTGACTATCCTTGACTCCCGCCTGCACACGCCCATGTACTTCTTCCTGGGGAACCTCTCCTTCCTGGACATCTGCTACACAACCTCCTCAGTCCCACTGGTCCTGAACAGCTTTTTGACTCCCCAGGAGATCATCTCCTTCTCAGCCTGTGCTGTGCAGATGGCACTCTCCTATGCCATGGCAGGAACAGAGTGCCTGCTCCTGAGCATCATGGCATTTGATCGCTACGTGGCCATCTGCAACCCCCTTAGGTACCCTGTGGTCATGAGCAAGGCTACCTACGTGCCCATGGCTGCCAGCTTCTGGGCAGCTGGAAGCACTGCCTCCATGGTGCAGACATCCCTTGCAATGAGGCTGCCCTTCTGTGGAGACAACATCATTGACCACTTCACCTGTGAGATTCTGGCTGTCCTGAAGTTGGCCTGTGCTGATATCTCTGTCAATGTGATCAGTATGGGAGTGACCAATGTGATCTTCCTGGGGGTCCCAGTTCTGTTCATCTCTTTCTCCTATGTCTTCATCCTTGCCACCATCCTGAGGATCCCCTCAGCAGAGGGGAGAAAAAAGGCCTTCTCCACCTGCTCTGCCCACCTCACTGTGGTGGTCATCTTTTATGGGACCTTATTCTTCACGTATGGGAAGCCCAAGTCTAAGGACTCCGTGGGAGCAGACAAAGAGGATCTTTCAGACAAACTCATCCCCCTCTTCTATGGGGTGGTGACCCCCATGCTCAACCCCATCATTTACAGCCTGAGGAACAAGGATGTGAAGGCCGCTGTGAGGAGCCTGCTGAGACCAAAAGGCTTCACTCAGTGA